TCTTAACAAAATTTTGCAACGCTTCTTCTGCTCTGTCCAGGCGATGTATGATCAGTGAAGCAAATTCTTGGGGTATATTGCTCACTGTAAAGCCACCCCTTCTTTGTTTACGGCCTGGTAAAGCGGGTGCGCTTTGTTTGAAGGTATAAGCCAGAAGGAAAGAGGGATGATGATTGTATTTAAAATAACGTTATACTCTAACTCCAAATCGTAAAGACGGTTTTGAATTACTTGTTCCAAGTCAAAAGATAGATTTTGAGGCGTCAGCACCAGCAGGTCGTAGTCCGAATCGGCCCGGGCGTCGCCCCTGGCCCGCGAGCCGAATAAGATAACCCTGGCATCCGGCACGATGGCCTGTATGGCCTGTTTGCAGCGGGTGAGCAATTGGCGTTCTTCGGTGGTTAGATGCTCGGGCAGGCCGGACATGCTTTCAGCTCCCGTTAATCCATTTTAAGGAAATAGTATCACTTTCCCGCCCTGCGGTCAAATTATTTGTGCACAAAGTTGGGCACAAAAACAATACTTATGCTGTAAATCTACCGGGTTTTTTGTGTATATGTTTATGATATACTGTTAAAAAGCATATAAATTTTGAGGTTGGGTATTTCCTTGATATAAGGCCATGTTAAGTTTTTAAGAGGAGTCATAAAGCCAATGCGCAAAGTGAATTATGATGGTTACATGGAAAAGCTGCGGGTGAAGTCGCTGCATCTGTACACACAGTGGGCAGCCTCCGGGAATAGTTCGGCCCGCTCCAACAAGCCCCGGGAGCGGGAGGAAGATGTGATGCTTTTTTTGCTGGACTACCTGCGCTGGCAGAAGGCCCTGGATAGTGGTATGATTGAGAAGATCGGGACCCGGAGGTATCGCTGGAATGGGTGAGCAACAAACTACCTCCACCGGGTTGCGGTTAAAGCAGGGGTGGAAGATTACCTGCAAAAGGTCTGGCAGCAGAGCCAGGCTTATTTAAAGCTGTCAGCAGAGCAATAATAGGGCGATAGATTGCGGAGAATATATATGCCATTGACACTGGTGTGCGCTGCCTATATAATATCCCTGTCAAGTAAAAATACTTGTCAGTGCCGCCGCGGGTGCGGCTGCGCCGGCGGCGCCGGAGTGGCGCATGGAAAAACACGCCTGGATGAACCTGCTCTATGATTTCTACGGCCAGCTGCTCACCGAAAAGCAGCGCCGGCTCATGGAAATGTACTACGCCGGCGATCTTTCCCTGGGTGAGATTGCCGAGCAGCTGCGCATCAGCCGTCAGGCGGTGCACGATGTGCTGCGCCGCTGCCAGCGCACTCTGCTGCGCTATGAGGAAAAGCTGGGCCTGGTCGCCCGCTATTTGCAGCAGCGGGAGCAACTGCAGCAGGCCCGTCGCCTGCTGCAGGAGACTCTGACAGTGAACCGCCAGCCCGAGCTGGTCGAGTATCTGGCCAGGCTGCACAGGTTGCTGGAAGATGTGCAGGTTTAAAAGGTAAAAGCCCGGGCGGGCGGAGCGGGCGCAGTGCCGCAGGCGGGTGGAAGCAAGTGAGTGGGAATAAAACTGTAAGAAGAACAATCTGCCTCAACAAAGGAGGCGCTAACCATGGTCTTTTCCGGCCTGGCCGAAAAACTGCAGGAAACCTTTCGCAAACTCAAGGGCAAAGGCCGTCTTTCCGAGGCCGATGTGGACGAGGCTCTGAAAGAGGTGCGCCGCGCCCTGCTGGACGCCGACGTCAACTTCAAGGTGGTCAAGGACTTCCAGAAAAAAGTCAAGGAGCGGGCCATTGGTCAGGACATCCTCACCAGCCTGACGCCGGGCCAGCAGGTGATCAAGATTGTGCACGAGGAGCTTACCGCTCTGATGGGCGGCACCCAGGCCAAAATCAACCTGGCCCAGAAGCCCCCCACCGTGGTCATGCTGGTGGGCCTGCACGGTGCCGGCAAAACCACCACCTGCGCCAAGCTGGCCAATTATTTGCGCAAGCAGGGCAGAAGGCCGCTTCTGGTGGCCTGCGACGTCTACCGCCCGGCCGCCATCAAGCAGCTGCAGGTGCTGGGCAAACAGCTGGACATCCCGGTGTTCACCATGGGTGACCAGACCAGCCCGGTGGATATCGCCCGGGCGGCCCGGGAGCACGCGTTAAATTACGGCAACGATGTGGTCATCCTGGACACCGCCGGCCGCCTGCACATCGACGAGGAGTTGATGAGCGAGCTGGAGGCCGTGAAAAAGGCCGTGCAGCCCCACGAAGTGCTGCTGGTGGTGGACGCCATGACCGGCCAGGTGGCTGTGGAGGTGGCCGAGACCTTCCACTCCCGCCTGGGCCTGGACGGGGTCATCCTCACCAAGCTGGACGGCGACACCCGGGGCGGGGCGGCGCTCTCGGTGAAGGCGGTCACGGGCTGCCCGGTGAAGTTCGCCGGGGTGGGGGAGAAGCTGGACGCCCTGGAGCCCTTTCACCCCGACCGCATGGCCGACCGCATCCTGGGCATGGGCGACGTTCTCACCCTGATTGAAAAGGCCCAGGCCAGCTTCGATGCCGAGCAGGTGGCCAAACTGAACAAGAAAATCCGCAGCCAGGATTTCACTCTGGAGGATTTCCTGCAGCAGATCCAGCAGGTGAAAAAGCTGGGGCCGCTGCAGCAGATCATCGGCATGATCCCCGGCCTGGGCAACATGAAAAAGCTCAAAGAGCTGGGCGACATCGACGATAAAGAGCTGGTCTATGTGGAGGCCATAATCAACTCCATGACGCCCTGGGAGCGGGCCAACCCGCACCAGATCAACGGCAGCCGGCGGCGGCGCATCGCCCGGGGCAGCGGCACCAGCGTGCAGGATGTCAACCGGCTCCTCAAGCAATTCGAGCAAACCAAAAAGATGATGAAGCAGTTTGTGGACATGGAAAAGACGCTGAAAAAAGGTGGCAAGCTGCCCAGGCTGCCCTTTATGGGGCCGGGCGGGCCGCCCGACATGCTGCGCTGAGCAAGCTGGACAGGGAGATTGTCGCTAACAGGTAAGTCAAACCAGTAAAGGGAGGTGTGACATCTACATGGCTGTAAAAATCAGACTGCGCCGCATGGGGGCCAAGAAAAGACCCTTTTACCGCGTGGTGGTGGCCGATTCCCGTTCGCCGCGTGACGGCCGGTTCATTGAGGAGATCGGCTACTACGATCCCCTGCAAAACCCGGCGGTGATCAAAATTGACGAAGCCAAAGCGCAGGACTGGCTGAAGAAAGGTGCCCAGCTCACCGATGCCACCCGGGCGCTGTTCAACAAAGCCGGCCTGATTGGCAATGGCAGGTAAACCTGTCCGGCGGCCTGATGCCGCGGGCAGGGGAGGCAACCGTTTTAAAGGGGGCCATGCTTTAAATGAAAGAACTGGTGGAAGTTCTGGCCAGAGCTCTGGTGGATCATCCTGACAAGGTGACCGTCAGCATGGTGGAAAAGGAAAAATCCTACAACATTGAGCTGCGCGTGGCTCCGGATGATATGGGCAAGGTCATTGGCAAGCAGGGCCGCATTGCCCGGGCCATCCGCACGGTGGTGAAAGCCGCCGCCACCCGGCAGAAAAAGAAAGCCAATGTGGAAATAATGTAAAGAGGGCCGCCGGTGCCCTCTTTTGCCATATTTGTTGTTATGCCTGTACTGCGGCTTGATTTGCAGTAAATTCATTATGACCGCCTGTATCCCGCAACGCCGCAGGGCATTGCCAGTATTACCGGGATTGACTGTATCAAACTGAGTGCCATTGGGGTGGCTATTTTGCAACTACTGAATCGCATTACCATCACCCGGCCGGTGCTGATCAAAACCATTGTCACCGAGCAGTACAAGCAGCAGGCCGCGGCCGGGCTGCAGCAGGAACTGGCCGCCCTGGACGCCTCGCTGGCGGCCGTAAAACAACGCCTGCAACAGTTGCAGGCGCAGGAGGTGACCTTAGCCCGCCCGGGGCGACCGGGTCAGCTGCAGGAGCCCGGGTGGAGTACCGAAAAATGCGGGGCGGCACAGCCGGCCGGCAGTGGCGGGTCAGTGCCAGCTGCTGCGCCACAGGCGGCGGCCGTCTCCCTTCAGCAGCTGCGCCGGCAGATGGAGGAAAACTGGCGCCAGATGGCCGATAAACGCAACCAATTGCTGGAGCAATTAAAGGCGCTGGCCCGGTTGCCCCTGGGTGCCGAAGTGTTGCAGGGCCGGGCGGAAAGCCTGGTGGAGGTGGGGCCGGGCGATGACCTGGGCGCCATCATGCAGGTGGAAATAGTGGTGCGGGACGGCATCATTGAACAAATCCGGCAGGGGGAAAATACATGTCCGAGCAAATGATCACCATTGGC
The sequence above is a segment of the Desulfurispora thermophila DSM 16022 genome. Coding sequences within it:
- a CDS encoding nucleotidyltransferase domain-containing protein translates to MSGLPEHLTTEERQLLTRCKQAIQAIVPDARVILFGSRARGDARADSDYDLLVLTPQNLSFDLEQVIQNRLYDLELEYNVILNTIIIPLSFWLIPSNKAHPLYQAVNKEGVALQ
- the ylxM gene encoding YlxM family DNA-binding protein → MEKHAWMNLLYDFYGQLLTEKQRRLMEMYYAGDLSLGEIAEQLRISRQAVHDVLRRCQRTLLRYEEKLGLVARYLQQREQLQQARRLLQETLTVNRQPELVEYLARLHRLLEDVQV
- the ffh gene encoding signal recognition particle protein — protein: MVFSGLAEKLQETFRKLKGKGRLSEADVDEALKEVRRALLDADVNFKVVKDFQKKVKERAIGQDILTSLTPGQQVIKIVHEELTALMGGTQAKINLAQKPPTVVMLVGLHGAGKTTTCAKLANYLRKQGRRPLLVACDVYRPAAIKQLQVLGKQLDIPVFTMGDQTSPVDIARAAREHALNYGNDVVILDTAGRLHIDEELMSELEAVKKAVQPHEVLLVVDAMTGQVAVEVAETFHSRLGLDGVILTKLDGDTRGGAALSVKAVTGCPVKFAGVGEKLDALEPFHPDRMADRILGMGDVLTLIEKAQASFDAEQVAKLNKKIRSQDFTLEDFLQQIQQVKKLGPLQQIIGMIPGLGNMKKLKELGDIDDKELVYVEAIINSMTPWERANPHQINGSRRRRIARGSGTSVQDVNRLLKQFEQTKKMMKQFVDMEKTLKKGGKLPRLPFMGPGGPPDMLR
- the rpsP gene encoding 30S ribosomal protein S16, producing MAVKIRLRRMGAKKRPFYRVVVADSRSPRDGRFIEEIGYYDPLQNPAVIKIDEAKAQDWLKKGAQLTDATRALFNKAGLIGNGR
- a CDS encoding KH domain-containing protein, whose product is MKELVEVLARALVDHPDKVTVSMVEKEKSYNIELRVAPDDMGKVIGKQGRIARAIRTVVKAAATRQKKKANVEIM
- a CDS encoding YlqD family protein, whose product is MQLLNRITITRPVLIKTIVTEQYKQQAAAGLQQELAALDASLAAVKQRLQQLQAQEVTLARPGRPGQLQEPGWSTEKCGAAQPAGSGGSVPAAAPQAAAVSLQQLRRQMEENWRQMADKRNQLLEQLKALARLPLGAEVLQGRAESLVEVGPGDDLGAIMQVEIVVRDGIIEQIRQGENTCPSK